From the genome of Vicia villosa cultivar HV-30 ecotype Madison, WI linkage group LG2, Vvil1.0, whole genome shotgun sequence, one region includes:
- the LOC131653244 gene encoding pentatricopeptide repeat-containing protein At1g33350, translated as MKPNLNDFVSTILNKINHLNHLKQLQSHLITLGHSQTHFYAFKLLRFCSINLSNLHYAHRIFNHVQSPNIYLFTAIITAYSSQQNNHSLTFSLFKKMLNSEIRPNNFIYPHVLKSSKDRFLTGSVHAHVVKTGFLRYQVVETSLVDTYSKVLGGLGDAKKVFDEMSERNVVVFTALVSGYLRVGDVENGLEVFGKMVERDVPAWNAVISGCTQNGFFSEGIRLFREMVFVAGCGEGGFCKGNKPNQVTVVCALSACGHASMLQLGKWIHGYVYRHGFVVDSFVSNALVDMYGKCGSLELARKVFEMDRCKGLTSWNSMINCYALHGKCDGAIAVFEKMVEYGGAVRPDEVTFIGLLNACTHGGLVEQGCGYFEMMIKKYGIEPQIEHYGCLIDLLGRAGRFDEAMDVVKGMSMEPDEVVWGSLLNGCKVHGRTDLAEFAAKKLVEIDPHNGGYGTMLANIYGDLGKWDEVRNVWCKLKQQKSYKIPGCSWIEVDDQVHQFFSLDQSNPKTEELYSVLENLIGYRNEILVEM; from the coding sequence ATGAAACCAAACCTAAACGATTTTGTATCAacaattctaaacaaaatcaatcacctaAACCATTTGAAACAACTTCAATCCCACTTAATCACACTTGGTCATTCTCAAACCCATTTCTATGCTTTCAAACTCCTTCGTTTTTGTTCCATCAACCTCTCAAATCTTCATTATGCTCATCGAATCTTCAACCATGTTCAATCTCCCAATATCTACCTCTTCACTGCCATCATCACTGCCTATTCCTCTCAGCAAAACAATCATTCCCTCACTTTTTCCCTCTTTAAAAAGATGCTCAATAGCGAAATCCGTCCTAACAATTTCATCTATCCCCATGTGCTGAAATCATCAAAGGATCGATTTTTAACAGGTTCTGTGCATGCCCATGTTGTAAAAACTGGTTTTTTACGATACCAAGTTGTTGAAACTTCGCTTGTTGATACGTATTCGAAGGTTTTGGGAGGATTAGGGGATGCTaagaaggtgtttgatgaaatgtctgaGAGAAATGTTGTGGTTTTTACTGCTTTGGTTTCTGGGTATTTGAGAGTTGGTGATGTGGAAAATGGTTTGGAGGTGTTTGGTAAAATGGTTGAACGAGATGTTCCGGCTTGGAATGCTGTGATTAGTGGTTGTACTCAGAATGGGTTTTTTAGTGAGGGGATTAGGTTGTTTAGAGAAATGGTTTTTGTTGCTGGTTGTGGTGAGGGAGGGTTTTGTAAGGGTAATAAGCCGAATCAGGTTACAGTTGTTTGTGCGCTTTCGGCTTGTGGTCATGCTAGTATGCTTCAACTTGGGAAATGGATACATGGTTATGTTTATCGGCATGGTTTTGTGGTTGACTCGTTTGTTTCGAACGCACTTGTGGATATGTATGGGAAGTGTGGGAGTTTGGAGCTGGCGAGGAAGGTTTTTGAGATGGACCGATGTAAGGGTTTAACATCTTGGAATTCGATGATTAATTGTTATGCGTTGCATGGGAAATGTGATGGCGCGATTGCAGTTTTTGAGAAGATGGTGGAGTATGGCGGTGCTGTGAGGCCTGACGAGGTTACCTTTATTGGGCTGTTGAATGCTTGTACTCATGGCGGATTGGTTGAACAAGGTTGTGGCTATTTTGAGATGATGATTAAGAAGTACGGGATAGAGCCTCAGATTGAGCATTACGGGTGTTTGATTGACCTTCTGGGTCGGGCAGGTCGATTTGACGAGGCGATGGATGTTGTGAAGGGAATGAGCATGGAACCTGATGAAGTGGTTTGGGGCTCTTTGCTTAATGGATGTAAGGTTCATGGTCGAACCGATTTGGCGGAATTTGCAGCCAAAAAGCTAGTTGAAATAGATCCACACAATGGTGGTTATGGAACAATGTTGGCCAATATATATGGTGATTTAGGTAAGTGGGATGAAGTGAGGAATGTGTGGTGCAAATTGAAACAACAAAAATCTTATAAGATTCCAGGATGTAGTTGGATTGAGGTTGATGACCAAGTCCATCAATTCTTTTCTCTAGATCAATCTAATCCAAAGACAGAAGAGTTGTACAGTGTTTTGGAAAATCTGATTGGTTATAGAAATGAAATCTTGGTTGAAATGTAA
- the LOC131647644 gene encoding kunitz-type trypsin inhibitor-like 2 protein: MKFVFSLLLLSFLSNLSLAFSHDDGAPIFDTNYWAIYPEARYYIVPSFFGFRSGKLKLAKTGHSNCPVTVLEQDFTTDKGVPVQFSIIGSSYDILTGTPIFIEFTKKPDCVKSSKWLIFVDNVIKKSCVGIGGPENYPGMKILNGTFNIQKLSGITYKFVFCDSGSKTFSDIGWYDNGEGEGRLVLADKNISGYAFVEDVWV, from the coding sequence ATGAAGTTTGTTTTTTCACTTCTCCTTCTTTCTTTCCTCTCAAATCTTTCACTAGCTTTCTCACATGATGATGGTGCACCAATATTTGACACAAATTATTGGGCTATTTACCCAGAAGCTCGTTACTACATTGTCCCATCATTTTTCGGCTTTCGCAGTGGAAAATTAAAACTAGCAAAAACCggtcattcaaactgtccagttACTGTTTTAGAACAAGATTTCACAACTGATAAAGGTGTACCGGTTCAATTCAGCATAATAGGATCAAGCTATGATATCTTAACAGGTACACCAATTTTTATTGAGTTCACAAAGAAGCCGGACTGTGTTAAATCATCGAAATGGTTGATATTCGTTGATAATGTTATCAAAAAATCTTGTGTTGGTATTGGTGGTCCAGAAAACTATCCTGGTATGAAAATATTGAATGGCACTTTTAATATTCAGAAACTCAGCGGTATTACATATAAGTTTGTATTTTGTGATAGTGGATCGAAGACTTTTTCGGATATTGGATGGTATGATAATGGTGAAGGTGAAGGACGTTTGGTTTTGGCAGATAAAAATATTTCTGGTTATGCGTTTGTGGAGGACGTTTGGGTTTGA